One genomic region from Apodemus sylvaticus chromosome 1, mApoSyl1.1, whole genome shotgun sequence encodes:
- the LOC127676341 gene encoding zinc finger protein interacting with ribonucleoprotein K, which translates to MASMQDCVTFQDVAICFSHEEWKLLDETQKLLYLSVMLQNFALINSQGCGHRTEDEERRVSTRASVLRSETTSKSQLCEKCVPILQDILCLPGLPGQKHSIEASSKADEDRNSTGKPLKKSADRAPYLFYLSAKSFPSWDLEKDLPDILNLLTSQVCPKTKKARKSTEECESLSSQNQTLAHLRRTSNGKKLYECSKCRKTFRGKYSLDQHQRVHTGERPWECRDCGKFFSQTSHLNDHRRIHTGERPYECSECGKLFRQNSSLVDHQKTHTGARPYECRECKKSFSQKATLVKHQRVHTGERPYKCSECGNSFSQSAILNQHRRIHTGVKPYECRECGKSFSQKATLIKHQRVHTGERPYKCSECGKSFSQSSILIQHRRIHTGARPYECDRCGKSFSQKSGLIQHQVVHTGERPYECDTCGTSFSQCSSLIHHQKCHNAQETS; encoded by the exons ATGGCCTCCATGCAG GACTGTGTGACATTTCAAGATGTGGCCATTTGCTTCTCACATGAAGAATGGAAACTTCTTGATGAGACTCAGAAGCTCCTGTACCTCAGTGTTATGCTGCAGAACTTTGCTCTTATAAACTCCCAGG GCTGTGGGCATAGAACAGAAGATGAAGAGCGGAGGGTTTCTACACGAGCATCAGTTTTGAGATCTGAGACCACTTCAAAAAGTCAACTCTGTGAAAAGTGTGTCCCAATTCTGCAAGACATTCTGTGCCTGCCTGGTCTCCCTGGGCAGAAACATAGTATAGAGGCAAGTTCAAAAGCCGATGAAGACCGTAACAGTACAGGCAAACCCTTGAAGAAGAGTGCTGACAGGGCTCCATACCTATTCTACCTGTCAGCGAAGTCCTTCCCCAGCTGGGATCTTGAAAAAGATCTCCCAGACATACTGAATCTTCTGACGTCTCAGGTGTGTCCCAAAACTAAGAAGGCCAGAAAAAGCACTGAAGAATGTGAGAGCCTTTCCAGTCAGAATCAGACACTTGCTCACCTCCGAAGAACCTCCAATGGGAAGAAACTTTATGAGTGCAGCAAATGCAGAAAGACCTTCCGCGGCAAATACTCCCTTGATCAGCATCAGAGAGTCCACACTGGAGAGAGGCCGTGGGAGTGTAGAGACTGTGGGAAATTCTTTAGCCAGACCTCCCACCTGAATGATCACCGTAGAATCCACACTGGAGAAAGGCCTTATGAGTGCAGTGAATGTGGGAAATTATTTAGACAGAACTCCAGTCTTGTTGATCACCAGAAAACTCATACCGGAGCAAGACCATACGAGTGTAGGGAATGCAAGAAATCCTTTAGTCAGAAAGCTACACTTGTTAAGCACCAGAGAGTTCACACGGGAGAAAGGCCTTACAAGTGTAGTGAGTGTGGGAATTCCTTTAGTCAAAGTGCCATTCTTAACCAACACCGGAGAATTCACACTGGAGTTAAGCCTTATGAGTGCAGAGAATGCGGGAAGTCCTTTAGTCAGAAAGCTACCCTTATAAAACACCAGCGAGTTCACACTGGAGAAAGGCCTTACAAGTGTAGTGAGTGTGGGAAATCTTTCAGTCAGAGCTCCATCCTTATCCAGCACCGGAGAATCCACACCGGGGCAAGGCCCTACGAGTGTGACCGCTGTGGGAAGTCCTTTAGCCAAAAGTCTGGCCTCATTCAGCACCAGGTCGTCCACACTGGAGAAAGGCCTTATGAATGTGACACATGTGGGACTTCTTTCAGTCAGTGCTCCAGCCTCATTCATCACCAAAAATGTCATAACGCTCAAGAAACCTCATGA
- the LOC127684223 gene encoding vomeronasal type-1 receptor 4-like: MNHKMDFWNLATRIIFLLQTATGILGNVFLIFYYLVLYSRECSLKPTDLILVNLMAANLLIFLSIGVPQTMAIQGLKEFLNYLECELMLYLQGFARGVSICTIFLLSVFQTLTISPKKSFWKYEVKAAKYIGCCISVPWVLNVFINSIAFLYTFITKNNTNVRRIRDFGYCHLLIGSDDISDTLYVALVVCTEVVFSVLIALTSVIKIVILYRHKKRVQHIRSTHGSSQTSPESRATQNILTVVTTFLLFCTLTSFLRGCVALFHSHSWWLVNINHFTSLCFPTFAPFVLMRHHSIVCRFTLCWLRQ, translated from the coding sequence ATGAATCACAAAATGGACTTCTGGAATCTGGCAACcagaataattttcttattaCAAACTGCAACTGGaattctgggaaatgttttccttattttctaCTATTTAGTGCTTTACTCCAGAGAATGTTCATTAAAGCCCACAGATTTGATTCTGGTGAACCTAATGGCAGCCAATCTGCTGATATTTCTCTCTATAGGTGTGCCCCAAACAATGGCAATTCAGGGACTGAAGGAGTTCTTGAATTACTTAGAATGTGAGCTTATGTTATACCTTCAAGGATTTGCTCGAGGTGTGTCCATTTGTACCATTTTCCTCTTGAGTGTTTTCCAAACCCTGACCATAAGTCCCAAGAAATCTTTTTGGAAGTATGAAGTCAAAGCTGCCAAGTACATTGGCTGTTGCATTTCCGTCCCCTGGGTCTTGAATGTGTTCATTAATTCCATTGCATTTCTCTATACATTTATCACAAAGAATAATACAAACGTAAGAAGAATACGAGATTTTGGGTACTGTCATCTTCTTATAGGGAGTGATGACATCAGTGACACACTCTATGTCGCATTGGTGGTGTGTACTGAAGTAGTGTTTTCTGTGCTCATTGCCTTGACAAGTGTTATCAAGATTGTCATTCTGTACAGACACAAGAAGAGGGTGCAGCACATCCGTAGCactcatggttccagccaaacGTCCCCAGAGTCCAGAGCCACTCAGAACATCCTCACAGTGGTGACTACTTTTCTGCTCTTTTGTACTCTCACCTCCTTCTTAAGAGGCTGTGTAGCTCTTTTTCATAGTCACAGTTGGTGGCTTGTGAATATCAATCACTTCACTTCTCTGTGTTTTCCTACTTTTGCACCCTTTGTTCTTATGAGACATCACTCCATTGTATGTAGATTTACTCTGTGTTGGTTAAGACAATAA